Proteins found in one Kwoniella bestiolae CBS 10118 chromosome 1, complete sequence genomic segment:
- a CDS encoding eukaryotic translation initiation factor 6: protein MAVRTQFENSTDIGVFSKLTNAYCLTALASSTNFYSVFESELADVIPIVHTTIGGTRIVGRLTAGNRHGLLVPSTTTDQELQHLRNSLPPSVAIQRIEERLSALGNVIACNDYVALVHPDIDRETEEIIADTLKVEVFRQTVASNVLVGSYCALSNQGGLVHPKTSRSELDELSSLLQVPLVAGTVNRGSEVIGAGLVVNDWCAFTGLDTTATEISVIEATFRLQGQTSAAVINEMRDSLIDHYA, encoded by the exons ATGGCTGTCC GAACCCAATTCGAAAACTCTACAGATATCGGAGTATtctccaaactcaccaatgC CTACTGCCTCACAGCCCTAGCCTCCTCTACAAACTTCTACTCCGTCTTCGAGTCTGAGCTCGCCGACGTCATCCCCATAGTACACACCACGATCGGCGGAACACGTATAGTCGGTCGTCTAACCGCTGGGAATCGACACGGACTGCTCGTCCCCTCCACAACGACAGATCAGGAACTCCAACATCTTCGTAactcccttcctccctctgtGGCCATTCAGCGAAtcgaggagaggttgagtgCGTTGGGGAATGTGATAGCTTGTAATGATTATGTGGCGTTGGTTCACCCGGATATAGATAGGGAAACAGAAGAGATCATTGCGGATACGCTCAAGGTGGAAGTTTTCAGACAGACCGTGGCTTCTAATGTGCTTGTGGGGAGTTATTGTGCTTTGTCGAACCAG GGAGGTCTCGTTCACCCCAAGACATCTCGATCAGAACTCGACGAGTTGTCCTCCTTACTCCAAGTCCCATTAGTAGCAGGAACAGTCAACAGAGGTTCAGAAGTTATAGGTGCTGGATTGGTAGTCAACGATTGGTGTGCTTTCACCGGATTGGATACCACCGCTACTGAGATTAGTGTTATCGAAGCTACTTTCC GTCTCCAAGGTCAAACTTCCGCTGCTGTCATCAATGAAATGCGTGATTCACTCATCGACCACTACGCATAA
- a CDS encoding transcription initiation factor IIA subunit 2 — protein sequence MSGGQSYYEFYRGSSIGTALTDALDELITQGDIPPQLAMRVLQQFDKSLTECLQKGVKNKTTVKGHLATYRLCDDVWTFVIKDPQFKMEGATASAETVTAPKIKIVACKSGDAPEGKKSGAKSNDFA from the exons ATGTCGGGTGGTCAGAGTTATTACGAGTTCTACCGAGGTTCTAG TATCGGTACGGCCCTTACCGACGCACTGGACGAATTGATCACTCAGGGTGATATCCCCCCTCAACTAGCTATGAGGGTATTACAGCAG TTCGATAAATCCCTCACCGAGTGTCTTCAGAAAGGAGTAAAGAACAAGACTACGGTGAAA GGCCATCTAGCTACATATCGACTGTGTGATGACGTGTGGACCTTTGTCATTAAAGATCCGCAATTCAAGATGGAAGGTGCGACTGCAAG CGCCGAGACAGTCACCGcacccaagatcaagatcgtAGCTTGTAAGAGCGGGGATGCGCcagagggaaagaagagcgGAGCGAAGAGCAATGATTTTGCTTAG